One window of Halopseudomonas maritima genomic DNA carries:
- the rodA gene encoding rod shape-determining protein RodA: MKSMPVSGQGLRSRESIWTRIHVDPWLLLLILALAAVDAFVLYSASGKNLGMVYRQLAYFAVGIAAMLVVAQFQPRFMQRWVPVAYVGGALLLVAVLAVGTEAKGAQRWLTIPGVMRFQPSEIMKLVMPMSVAWYLGRRTLPPSFKHVVGSLAIVMVPTVLILKQPDLGTSLLIAASGIFALLLAGLRWRYIIGALLALAPAAAGMWFFVMHGYQKQRVLTFLNPESDPLGSGWNIIQSKAAIGSGGVFGKGWLQGTQSHLDFLPEGHTDFIIAVLAEEFGMVGVCLLLGMYLLVIARGMVITLQAQDAFCKLLAGSITLTFFVYVFVNIGMVSGLLPVVGVPLPFISYGGTSLVTLLLGFGILMSIQTHKKWMAQS; this comes from the coding sequence ATGAAGTCGATGCCGGTGTCCGGACAGGGCCTGCGCAGCAGGGAGTCGATCTGGACCCGTATCCATGTTGACCCCTGGCTGTTGCTGTTGATTCTGGCGCTGGCGGCGGTGGACGCTTTTGTACTGTATTCGGCCAGTGGCAAGAACCTCGGCATGGTGTACCGACAGCTTGCCTATTTTGCCGTGGGTATTGCTGCCATGCTGGTGGTGGCGCAGTTTCAGCCGCGCTTTATGCAGCGCTGGGTACCTGTGGCCTATGTTGGCGGCGCCCTGTTGCTGGTGGCGGTGCTGGCGGTCGGCACCGAGGCCAAGGGCGCGCAGCGCTGGCTGACGATCCCGGGTGTGATGCGGTTTCAGCCATCGGAGATCATGAAGCTGGTGATGCCCATGAGCGTGGCCTGGTATCTGGGGCGGCGTACCTTGCCGCCGAGTTTCAAACACGTGGTCGGCTCGCTGGCGATTGTCATGGTGCCCACGGTGCTGATCCTCAAACAGCCGGATCTGGGCACCTCGCTGCTGATTGCTGCTTCGGGCATCTTTGCCTTGCTGCTGGCCGGGCTGCGCTGGCGCTATATCATCGGTGCGCTGCTGGCGCTGGCGCCGGCGGCCGCAGGGATGTGGTTCTTTGTTATGCACGGTTATCAGAAACAGCGCGTGCTGACCTTCCTCAACCCGGAAAGCGACCCGCTCGGTTCGGGCTGGAACATCATCCAGTCCAAGGCCGCTATCGGGTCGGGTGGGGTGTTCGGCAAGGGCTGGCTGCAGGGCACCCAATCGCACCTGGATTTCCTGCCGGAAGGCCATACGGATTTCATCATCGCCGTGCTCGCCGAAGAGTTCGGCATGGTGGGTGTTTGCCTGCTGCTGGGTATGTACCTGCTGGTGATCGCCCGCGGCATGGTGATTACGTTGCAAGCCCAGGATGCATTCTGCAAACTGCTTGCGGGCAGCATTACGCTGACCTTTTTCGTCTACGTATTCGTCAACATCGGCATGGTCAGTGGTCTGCTGCCGGTGGTGGGCGTGCCGCTACCCTTCATCAGCTACGGGGGAACTTCGCTGGTGACCCTGCTGCTGGGCTTCGGCATTCTCATGTCAATCCAGACACACAAGAAATGGATGGCACAAAGTTGA
- the mltB gene encoding lytic murein transglycosylase B: protein MFRRQCAALVLGSACVLPAQAQDYGPDHPGVPAFIEQMQREHGFSAEHVQALLDQAEHQDNIIKAISRPAERVKPWHEYRAIFITDQRIERGLAFWAEHADTLARAEQEYGVEPEVILAIIGVETFYGRNMGSYRVLDALATLGFDYPPRADFFRKQLMSYMVLTREQQIDPLTLKGSYAGAMGYGQFIPSSYQAYAVDFDGDGKVDIWNNPVDAIGSVANYFHQHGWTHGAQVAVAAEVTGERVKEGITETQGLEARRTVAELKALGWTPKTALPDEQEVMAFEFDAGERMQYWVGLNNLYVITRYNRSVMYAMVVHQLADLLREARPE, encoded by the coding sequence CTGTTTCGCCGCCAGTGCGCGGCACTCGTCCTGGGTTCCGCCTGTGTGCTGCCGGCGCAAGCGCAGGATTACGGCCCGGACCACCCCGGCGTGCCGGCCTTTATTGAGCAGATGCAGCGCGAGCACGGTTTCAGCGCCGAGCACGTGCAGGCCTTGCTGGATCAGGCCGAGCATCAGGACAACATTATCAAGGCCATTTCGCGTCCGGCCGAGCGGGTCAAACCCTGGCACGAGTACCGGGCCATCTTCATCACCGATCAGCGTATCGAGCGCGGCCTGGCGTTCTGGGCTGAACACGCCGACACCCTGGCGCGGGCCGAGCAGGAGTACGGCGTTGAGCCTGAAGTAATTCTCGCCATTATCGGCGTCGAGACCTTCTACGGCCGTAACATGGGCTCCTATCGGGTGCTGGACGCGCTGGCAACGCTCGGGTTCGACTATCCGCCGCGCGCCGACTTCTTCCGCAAGCAGCTGATGAGCTACATGGTGCTGACCCGTGAGCAGCAGATTGATCCGCTGACGCTGAAGGGCTCCTACGCCGGCGCCATGGGCTATGGGCAGTTCATCCCCTCCAGCTATCAGGCCTATGCGGTCGACTTTGATGGCGACGGCAAGGTCGATATCTGGAATAACCCGGTCGACGCCATCGGTAGTGTTGCCAATTATTTCCACCAGCACGGCTGGACCCATGGGGCCCAGGTGGCAGTTGCCGCTGAGGTGACGGGTGAGCGCGTGAAGGAGGGCATCACCGAGACCCAGGGTCTGGAGGCGCGGCGTACTGTGGCCGAGCTCAAGGCGCTCGGCTGGACGCCTAAGACTGCACTGCCGGATGAGCAGGAAGTAATGGCATTTGAGTTTGATGCCGGGGAACGAATGCAGTACTGGGTCGGTCTGAACAATCTGTACGTCATTACCCGCTACAACCGCAGCGTCATGTATGCCATGGTAGTGCACCAACTCGCAGACCTGTTACGTGAGGCCAGGCCCGAATGA
- a CDS encoding septal ring lytic transglycosylase RlpA family protein has product MSPIRCLLLSSLATVLVACSSAPQTGSSTTSAPSSSAPRPLHDGPPSYMQDVSQIPDAVPTPHTGAYKASPYTVLGQRYHPMQDGRNYREEGTASWYGTKFHGQNTANGELYDLYGMTAAHKTLPLPSYVEVTNLENGRKIIVRVNDRGPFYSDRIIDLSFAAAKKLGYADQGTARVLVQGIDPVAWQQQNNPSYLVTREAVSAAPVAAALPPEPVENVQTGLYLQVGAFASNQAAEALRQRVLGVVGSNVWVSPVQVDTRTLHRVRVGPLSSQDEARRMIETLRVANLGTPTLVTVN; this is encoded by the coding sequence ATGTCCCCGATACGTTGCCTGTTGCTCAGCAGCCTGGCAACGGTGCTGGTGGCCTGTTCTTCTGCGCCGCAAACCGGCAGCAGCACTACCAGCGCGCCGTCGTCCAGCGCCCCCCGGCCGCTGCACGACGGCCCGCCCAGCTATATGCAGGATGTGTCGCAGATCCCCGATGCGGTGCCGACACCGCATACCGGGGCCTACAAGGCCTCGCCGTACACGGTGCTGGGGCAGCGCTATCATCCGATGCAGGACGGGCGCAACTACCGGGAGGAGGGTACTGCCTCGTGGTACGGCACCAAGTTCCACGGCCAGAACACCGCCAACGGCGAGTTGTATGACCTCTACGGCATGACCGCAGCGCACAAGACGCTCCCGCTGCCGAGCTATGTAGAGGTCACCAACCTGGAAAACGGGCGCAAAATCATTGTGCGGGTCAATGACCGTGGTCCGTTCTATTCCGACCGCATCATTGACCTCTCCTTTGCCGCCGCCAAAAAGCTTGGGTATGCCGACCAGGGCACCGCCCGCGTGTTGGTGCAGGGCATTGACCCGGTGGCCTGGCAGCAGCAGAACAACCCCAGCTATCTGGTAACCCGTGAGGCAGTGAGTGCGGCGCCCGTGGCTGCTGCCCTGCCGCCAGAGCCGGTTGAAAACGTGCAGACTGGCCTCTATCTACAGGTCGGTGCCTTTGCTTCAAACCAGGCTGCCGAAGCGCTGCGCCAGCGTGTGCTGGGTGTGGTCGGCAGTAATGTCTGGGTCAGTCCGGTGCAGGTTGATACCCGCACATTGCATCGTGTTCGGGTTGGCCCGCTGTCCAGCCAGGACGAAGCGCGGCGGATGATCGAAACCCTGCGCGTGGCCAATCTGGGTACGCCCACGCTGGTCACCGTGAACTGA
- a CDS encoding D-alanyl-D-alanine carboxypeptidase family protein has protein sequence MLKKLISTLLISTAVVVTGAAHAQSPATPTLNAPSAAAPIVPSAPDLAATSYLLIDANSGAVLVENNADNPLPPASLTKMMTSYIVSQEIKRGQIAENDPVLVSEKAWRMGGSKMFIRVGTEVSVIDLLRGVIIQSGNDASIALAEHVAGSEDAFADLMNAQAQRLGMTNSHFVNATGWPAENHYASARDLATLAQAIIRDDPKSHYAIYGEKEFVWNEIRQPNRNLMLWRDSTVDGLKTGHTEEAGYCLVASAKRDDMRLISVVMGTTSEAARAAETQKLLTWGFRFFETKTFYQPGQVLSEESVWKGAQNSVELGLQDGLMLTLPKGQADRLEAGLTLNKPIVAPIQVGDVLGEVEVKLGDEVVHKAPLVALSAVEEAGFFGRLWDSIRLFFYGLFD, from the coding sequence ATGTTGAAAAAACTGATTTCGACCCTGCTGATTTCCACCGCCGTTGTCGTGACCGGCGCTGCCCATGCGCAGAGCCCGGCCACGCCGACGCTGAACGCGCCTTCTGCGGCAGCACCGATTGTGCCATCGGCGCCGGACCTGGCGGCTACCAGCTACCTGCTGATCGACGCCAACAGTGGTGCGGTACTGGTCGAAAACAACGCCGACAACCCGTTGCCGCCCGCCAGTTTGACCAAGATGATGACCAGCTACATCGTCAGTCAGGAGATCAAGCGCGGCCAGATTGCTGAAAACGACCCCGTGCTGGTGAGTGAGAAGGCCTGGCGCATGGGCGGCTCCAAGATGTTTATCCGCGTGGGTACCGAGGTGTCGGTTATTGACCTGCTGCGTGGGGTCATCATCCAGTCTGGTAATGACGCCAGTATCGCCTTGGCCGAGCACGTTGCCGGCAGTGAAGATGCCTTTGCCGACCTGATGAACGCCCAGGCCCAGCGTCTGGGCATGACCAACAGCCATTTTGTTAATGCCACCGGTTGGCCGGCTGAGAATCACTACGCCTCGGCCCGCGATCTGGCCACCCTGGCGCAGGCGATCATCCGTGATGACCCCAAATCCCATTACGCCATTTACGGCGAGAAGGAATTTGTCTGGAACGAAATCCGCCAGCCCAACCGTAACCTGATGCTCTGGCGTGACAGCACCGTGGACGGCCTGAAAACCGGCCATACCGAAGAGGCCGGCTATTGCCTGGTGGCGTCTGCCAAGCGCGATGACATGCGCTTGATCTCGGTGGTCATGGGCACCACCAGTGAGGCGGCGCGCGCAGCCGAAACCCAGAAGCTGCTGACTTGGGGCTTCCGCTTCTTTGAAACCAAAACCTTCTACCAGCCGGGGCAGGTATTGTCCGAAGAGTCGGTCTGGAAGGGCGCGCAGAATAGCGTTGAGCTGGGCCTGCAGGATGGTCTGATGCTGACGCTGCCCAAGGGGCAGGCGGACAGGCTGGAGGCTGGTCTGACCCTGAACAAGCCTATCGTAGCGCCGATCCAGGTGGGCGATGTACTGGGTGAGGTAGAGGTCAAACTGGGTGATGAGGTGGTGCACAAGGCACCGCTGGTTGCCCTGTCTGCGGTCGAAGAGGCAGGCTTCTTTGGTCGCCTGTGGGATAGCATTCGCCTGTTCTTCTACGGCCTGTTTGACTGA
- a CDS encoding HP0495 family protein, whose translation MADVNEPQAPKIEFPCQYPIKVIGTASDDFAEAICQVVKKHDPGADTSAIELKDSKNGRFLSLRIVITATGQQQLEALHRDLKATGRVHMVL comes from the coding sequence ATGGCTGATGTAAACGAGCCCCAGGCTCCGAAAATCGAGTTCCCCTGCCAGTACCCGATCAAAGTGATCGGTACGGCCAGTGACGACTTTGCCGAGGCGATCTGCCAGGTAGTCAAAAAGCACGACCCAGGCGCTGATACCAGCGCCATCGAGCTCAAGGACAGTAAGAACGGTCGCTTTCTGTCGCTGCGCATCGTGATTACCGCGACTGGACAGCAACAACTCGAAGCGCTGCACCGTGATCTCAAGGCGACCGGTCGCGTGCACATGGTGCTGTGA
- the lipB gene encoding lipoyl(octanoyl) transferase LipB, producing MGASPLLQVRHLGLVDYQPTLEAMRRLTEERGPDTPDEIWLLQHPRVFTQGQAGKAEHVLAPGDIPVVQAERGGQVTYHGPGQLVGYLMLDLRRLGLGVRDLVTAMEQSLVDVLALHGVVAAPRADAPGVYVGADKIASLGLRVRRGCSFHGLALNLDMDLEPFGRINPCGYAGLRMTQLSEHVAQPVDIAVIEQQLAQALRARLGYSA from the coding sequence ATGGGCGCCTCGCCCCTCCTGCAGGTGCGCCATCTGGGGCTGGTTGACTACCAGCCCACGCTCGAGGCCATGCGTCGGCTGACTGAAGAGCGTGGCCCCGATACGCCTGATGAAATCTGGTTGCTGCAGCATCCCCGCGTGTTCACTCAGGGGCAGGCGGGCAAGGCAGAACACGTGCTGGCTCCCGGAGACATACCGGTGGTGCAGGCCGAGCGCGGCGGTCAGGTGACCTACCATGGTCCTGGCCAGCTGGTCGGTTATCTCATGCTGGATTTACGCCGCCTGGGTCTGGGTGTGCGCGACCTGGTCACGGCCATGGAGCAAAGCCTGGTCGATGTGCTCGCATTGCATGGCGTGGTTGCAGCCCCCAGGGCAGATGCGCCTGGCGTCTATGTTGGCGCCGACAAAATAGCCTCGCTGGGGTTGCGTGTGCGCAGGGGCTGCTCGTTCCATGGCCTGGCGCTGAATCTGGATATGGATCTGGAGCCCTTCGGGCGGATCAATCCCTGTGGCTATGCAGGGCTGCGCATGACGCAGCTGAGCGAGCATGTCGCCCAGCCGGTGGATATCGCGGTGATTGAGCAGCAGCTGGCCCAGGCGCTGCGGGCGCGGCTGGGCTACAGCGCCTAG
- the lipA gene encoding lipoyl synthase, with product MSDSPQKSVASGEKFRNAQGIAAIKDGQKRRNSAEPQVFSPKPKWLRVKAPGGDRFEAVKRNVSEHRLSTVCQESHCPNMGECWSNGTATIMLMGSVCTRACRFCAVDTGNPNGWLDKEEPDNTAKSVELMALRYIVLTSVDRDDLDDGGAAHYAACVRAIKQRTPQVVVEALTPDFDGELSAIEAVVDSGLEVFAQNVETVERLTHDVRDPRAGYRKTLDVLAHAKKHRPQVLTKTSLMVGLGETDDEILQTFKELREIGVDIVTLGQYLQPTRNHLAVQRWVSPEEFNRYREIGLEMGFMEVAAGPLVRSSYRADRVFEKNNLGLAAPVPVPGQAQDTSDVSLIPALNLG from the coding sequence ATGTCCGACAGCCCGCAGAAGTCTGTTGCCAGTGGCGAGAAATTTCGCAACGCCCAAGGTATCGCCGCCATCAAGGACGGTCAGAAACGCCGCAACAGCGCCGAACCTCAGGTGTTTTCCCCCAAGCCAAAGTGGCTGCGCGTCAAAGCGCCTGGCGGCGACCGCTTCGAAGCGGTCAAACGCAACGTCAGCGAACACCGCCTGAGCACGGTCTGTCAGGAATCGCACTGCCCCAACATGGGTGAATGCTGGTCCAACGGTACGGCCACCATCATGCTGATGGGCTCGGTCTGCACCCGCGCCTGCCGCTTCTGCGCCGTCGACACCGGCAACCCCAACGGCTGGCTGGACAAGGAAGAGCCGGACAACACCGCCAAGTCGGTCGAGCTGATGGCGCTGCGCTACATCGTGCTGACCTCGGTTGATCGGGATGATCTGGACGACGGCGGCGCAGCCCATTACGCCGCCTGCGTACGCGCTATCAAGCAACGCACTCCGCAGGTGGTGGTGGAAGCCCTGACCCCCGATTTCGACGGCGAGCTGAGCGCCATCGAGGCAGTGGTCGACTCTGGTCTGGAAGTCTTCGCCCAGAACGTCGAAACCGTCGAGCGCCTGACCCATGACGTACGTGACCCACGCGCAGGTTACCGCAAGACATTGGATGTGCTGGCTCACGCCAAGAAGCACCGCCCTCAGGTACTGACCAAAACCAGTTTGATGGTTGGCTTGGGCGAAACCGACGACGAGATCCTGCAGACCTTCAAGGAGCTGCGCGAGATTGGCGTCGACATCGTTACCCTCGGCCAATACCTGCAGCCAACCCGCAATCACCTGGCCGTTCAACGTTGGGTCAGCCCCGAAGAGTTCAACCGCTACCGCGAGATAGGGCTGGAAATGGGCTTTATGGAAGTGGCAGCGGGCCCGCTGGTGCGCTCCAGCTACCGCGCCGACCGGGTATTCGAGAAGAACAACCTGGGCCTGGCAGCCCCCGTCCCGGTGCCTGGCCAGGCGCAGGACACCAGCGACGTCAGCCTGATTCCCGCATTGAATCTCGGCTAA
- a CDS encoding lytic murein transglycosylase has translation MPARRTRLQLLTSLSLLCLGACAETPSVAQNLTPAVVAPTAPATASVETPQQPQTFSAWQADFRREALSKGIDADLFDRAFSGVTPDPDVIRADRSQPEFSRPVWAYLDGALSNLRVAGGKRRLRDEATTFDAIEQRYGVDRHILTAIWGLESNFGQNMGSREVIRSLATLAHEGRRPAFAHDQLLAALDILQHRDIEPRAMLGSWAGAMGQTQFIPTTYNQYAVDFDGNGRRDIWNSSADALASAAHYLKASGWQSGQRWGQEVRLGASFDYALADPSVKKSVSEWQALGVRPAVADSFAAELTDKQASILLPAGYRGPAFLLLHNFSTIMRYNNSTSYALAIGLLSDRFQGNGQIQGQWPTEDRPLSRSERLELQRLLTQRGLEPGGIDGIIGANTRNAIRRFQQQRGVPADGYASAALLEQLRAR, from the coding sequence ATGCCCGCTCGCCGCACGCGCCTGCAACTGCTCACCTCACTCAGCCTGCTATGCCTCGGCGCTTGTGCCGAGACACCCAGCGTTGCCCAGAACCTCACACCGGCAGTGGTAGCGCCGACAGCGCCGGCTACAGCGAGCGTCGAGACACCACAGCAACCCCAGACGTTCAGCGCCTGGCAGGCCGACTTTCGCCGCGAAGCGTTGAGCAAGGGCATTGATGCAGACTTGTTTGATCGCGCCTTCAGCGGCGTCACCCCCGATCCTGACGTGATCCGGGCCGACCGCAGCCAGCCCGAGTTCTCGCGCCCGGTCTGGGCCTATCTGGACGGCGCACTGTCCAACTTGCGGGTCGCGGGTGGTAAGCGCCGGCTACGCGACGAAGCGACCACCTTCGACGCCATCGAACAGCGCTATGGCGTTGATCGCCATATCCTCACCGCTATCTGGGGCCTGGAGAGCAACTTTGGCCAGAACATGGGCAGTCGCGAGGTTATTCGCTCCCTCGCCACCCTCGCCCACGAGGGGCGCCGTCCGGCGTTCGCCCATGACCAGTTGCTGGCAGCCCTGGACATCTTGCAGCACCGGGACATTGAGCCCAGAGCCATGCTCGGCTCCTGGGCCGGCGCCATGGGGCAAACGCAGTTCATTCCCACTACCTACAACCAGTACGCAGTGGACTTTGACGGGAACGGACGCCGGGATATCTGGAACTCGTCAGCTGACGCCCTGGCGTCCGCCGCCCATTATCTGAAAGCTTCCGGCTGGCAGAGCGGCCAGCGCTGGGGGCAGGAAGTCCGCCTGGGCGCCAGCTTTGATTACGCGCTAGCCGACCCCAGCGTGAAAAAGTCGGTCAGCGAATGGCAGGCACTCGGGGTCAGACCCGCCGTGGCAGACAGCTTTGCCGCTGAGCTGACGGACAAACAGGCGTCCATCCTGCTCCCTGCTGGCTACCGCGGCCCAGCCTTCCTGCTGCTGCACAACTTCAGCACCATCATGCGCTACAACAACTCCACCAGCTACGCCTTGGCAATCGGCCTGCTGTCCGACCGCTTTCAGGGCAACGGCCAGATCCAAGGCCAGTGGCCCACCGAGGACCGGCCGCTGTCGCGCAGCGAACGGCTGGAGCTGCAGCGCCTTTTGACCCAGCGCGGGCTTGAGCCAGGCGGCATCGACGGCATCATCGGCGCCAATACGCGCAACGCTATCCGGCGCTTCCAACAGCAGCGTGGCGTTCCGGCCGACGGTTATGCATCCGCAGCCCTGCTGGAGCAGCTGCGCGCACGCTAG
- a CDS encoding SulP family inorganic anion transporter, with product MTLTDRLRREWLSNVRGDLLSGLVVALALIPEAIAFSIIAGVDPKVGLYASFCIAVVIAFTGGRPGMISAATGAMALLMVTLVREHGLQYLLAASLLCGVLQIAAGYLRLGSLMRFVSRSVVTGFVNALAILIFMAQLPELTNVTWHVYAMTAAGLGIIYLFPLLPRIGKVIPSPLVCILLLTAVAVYLGLDIRTVADMGELPDTLPVFLWPDVPLNLDTLLIILPYSAAMAVVGLLESLMTATIVDDLTDTPSNKNRECKGQGVANIASGLLGGMAGCAMIGQSVINVKSGGRTRLSCLVAGVVLLILVVFASDWVGQIPMAALVAVMIMVSIGTFSWDSIRNLRHHPLSTNVVMLATVAVVVATHNLAYGVFVGVLLAALFFANKIGHYLHIGSELSADGNERRYQVVGQVFFSSSDKFAAGFDFKEALDRVVIDLHRAHFWDITAVGALDKVVIKFRREGTAVEVIGLNEASATIVDRFGVHDKPEAVDHLGGH from the coding sequence ATGACTCTGACAGACAGGTTACGCCGCGAGTGGCTATCCAATGTGCGCGGCGATCTCTTGTCCGGGCTGGTGGTAGCGCTGGCGCTGATCCCCGAAGCCATCGCTTTTTCCATTATCGCCGGCGTTGATCCCAAGGTCGGGCTGTATGCCTCCTTCTGTATCGCCGTGGTGATTGCCTTTACCGGCGGACGGCCAGGCATGATCTCGGCAGCTACCGGCGCCATGGCGCTGCTGATGGTGACGCTGGTGCGTGAGCATGGGCTGCAATACCTGTTGGCCGCCTCCTTGTTGTGTGGGGTGCTGCAGATTGCCGCTGGCTACCTGAGACTGGGGTCGCTGATGCGCTTTGTCTCGCGCTCGGTGGTGACGGGCTTTGTGAATGCGTTGGCGATTCTGATCTTCATGGCGCAGCTGCCGGAGTTGACCAATGTCACCTGGCACGTCTATGCCATGACCGCGGCAGGTCTGGGGATTATCTACCTGTTCCCGCTGTTGCCGCGCATTGGCAAGGTGATTCCTTCGCCGCTGGTATGCATTCTGCTGCTGACCGCGGTAGCGGTTTACCTGGGTCTGGATATCCGCACTGTCGCGGACATGGGCGAGCTGCCTGATACGCTGCCCGTGTTCCTCTGGCCGGACGTGCCGCTGAATCTGGATACGCTGCTCATCATCCTGCCGTATTCGGCGGCGATGGCGGTGGTGGGGCTGCTGGAGTCGCTGATGACGGCAACCATTGTGGATGATCTGACTGACACCCCGAGCAACAAGAATCGCGAGTGTAAGGGGCAGGGCGTGGCCAATATCGCGTCTGGTCTGTTGGGTGGTATGGCCGGCTGCGCGATGATCGGACAGTCGGTGATCAACGTGAAGTCAGGCGGCCGCACGCGGTTGTCCTGTCTTGTTGCCGGTGTGGTGTTGCTGATCCTGGTGGTCTTTGCCAGTGATTGGGTCGGGCAGATCCCGATGGCGGCACTGGTCGCGGTGATGATCATGGTGTCGATCGGCACCTTCAGCTGGGATTCGATTCGCAATCTGCGTCATCACCCGCTCTCGACCAATGTGGTTATGCTGGCCACGGTTGCGGTCGTCGTGGCTACCCACAACCTGGCTTACGGTGTGTTTGTTGGTGTGCTGCTGGCAGCGCTGTTTTTTGCCAACAAGATCGGTCATTACCTGCATATCGGTAGCGAGTTGAGCGCCGATGGCAATGAGCGCCGCTATCAGGTGGTTGGTCAGGTGTTTTTCAGCTCCTCCGATAAATTCGCCGCAGGCTTTGACTTCAAGGAAGCGCTTGATAGGGTGGTCATTGACCTGCATCGTGCCCATTTCTGGGATATCACTGCGGTGGGCGCGTTGGATAAGGTCGTTATCAAGTTCCGCCGGGAAGGCACTGCGGTAGAAGTGATTGGTTTGAATGAGGCGAGTGCCACCATCGTTGACCGCTTTGGCGTACACGATAAGCCGGAGGCGGTTGACCACCTCGGTGGTCATTGA
- a CDS encoding universal stress protein: protein MNESRVLACIDGSAASEAVCDYAAWASLRLTAPLTLLHVLEPVPGSAPADLSGSIGLGSRELLLNELAELDERRARLLREQGKLMLDAACERARADGVAEPLLRQRHGRLVDTLQELESEVRLLVMGRQGEACSKASSQVGSQLESVIRTLHRPVLVTTGTYRAPQRVLVAFDNSPSVRKGLDLLLQSPLLRGLSIHLLMVGADTADSREAIEAACRQLHEAGFEASAAIRAGEVEDVLLGYRREQQMDLIVMGAYGHSRIRRFLVGSTTTAMLQRTDCPLLLLR from the coding sequence ATGAACGAATCACGGGTATTGGCTTGTATCGACGGCTCGGCTGCCAGCGAGGCGGTCTGCGATTATGCGGCCTGGGCCAGTCTTCGGCTGACGGCCCCTTTGACGCTCTTGCACGTACTTGAGCCAGTGCCGGGTTCAGCACCCGCCGATCTGTCCGGCAGCATTGGTTTGGGCAGTCGTGAGTTGCTGCTCAACGAGCTGGCCGAGCTGGATGAACGGCGCGCCCGGTTGCTGCGTGAGCAGGGCAAGCTGATGCTTGATGCCGCCTGTGAGCGAGCGCGCGCCGACGGCGTTGCCGAACCCTTGCTGCGCCAGCGTCATGGCCGGCTGGTAGATACCCTGCAGGAGCTGGAGTCAGAGGTGCGGCTGCTGGTGATGGGGCGTCAGGGCGAGGCCTGCAGCAAGGCGTCAAGCCAGGTCGGCAGTCAGTTGGAGAGCGTGATTCGCACCTTGCACCGCCCGGTGCTGGTGACCACAGGCACCTATCGGGCCCCGCAGCGCGTGCTGGTCGCCTTCGATAACAGCCCGAGTGTACGCAAGGGGCTAGACCTGCTGTTGCAGAGTCCGCTGCTGCGTGGGTTGTCGATTCATCTGCTGATGGTCGGCGCTGACACGGCTGATTCTCGCGAGGCAATCGAGGCCGCGTGCCGGCAGCTGCATGAGGCTGGGTTCGAAGCCAGTGCTGCGATTCGCGCCGGCGAGGTAGAAGACGTGCTGCTTGGCTATCGCCGCGAACAGCAGATGGATCTGATTGTGATGGGCGCCTACGGTCACTCACGGATTCGGCGGTTTCTCGTGGGCAGTACCACCACGGCCATGTTGCAGCGCACCGACTGTCCGTTGTTGCTGCTGCGCTGA